A genome region from Streptomyces sp. NBC_01296 includes the following:
- a CDS encoding hemolysin family protein: protein MTEVLLLLVALLLCLACGVFVAAEFSLTTVERSELDQAVERGERGAESALAAVRSLTFQLSGAQLGITVTGLVIGMISKPSIAALLQGPFEAMGLSAGAASSTALILGTVLSTVVLMVVGELVPKNWAISSPLAIAKRVATMQRVFSRAFRPFISHLNSTANHMVRRFGMEPAEELASARTPQELVALARHSAKAGALEKDTAELFVRTLNLADLTAENVMTPRVQVTALDVHTTAEDVANATLATGLSRFPVYRGGLDAVVGTVHIKDVLALPAEERRRRPVSQLLRQPLLVPESLTVDRLLDLLSGRQTMAVVIDEYGGTAGVVTLEDIVEEVVGEVRDEHDPHETADLAPAGTDASGRSLYSADGAARTDQLERIGLRVPDGPYETLAGLIATELGRIPAVGDSMELGGWQIDVVDAGGRRAARVLLHAPVEPSQDKGGEGAR from the coding sequence ATGACCGAAGTGCTCCTGCTCCTCGTGGCGCTGCTGCTCTGCCTTGCCTGCGGAGTCTTCGTAGCGGCGGAGTTCTCGCTGACCACCGTCGAGCGCAGCGAGCTCGACCAAGCCGTCGAGCGCGGCGAGCGCGGAGCCGAGAGCGCCCTCGCGGCCGTGCGCAGCCTGACGTTCCAGCTGTCCGGCGCCCAGCTCGGCATCACCGTGACCGGCCTGGTCATCGGCATGATCTCCAAGCCGTCGATCGCCGCCCTGCTCCAGGGCCCCTTCGAGGCCATGGGGCTGTCGGCCGGCGCCGCCTCCTCCACCGCCCTGATCCTCGGCACGGTGTTGTCGACCGTCGTCCTGATGGTCGTCGGCGAGCTGGTGCCCAAGAACTGGGCGATCTCGTCCCCGCTGGCCATCGCCAAGCGGGTGGCCACCATGCAGCGCGTCTTCAGCCGCGCGTTCCGGCCGTTCATCAGCCATCTGAACAGCACGGCGAACCACATGGTCCGCCGGTTCGGCATGGAGCCGGCCGAGGAGCTGGCCTCCGCGCGCACCCCGCAGGAGCTGGTGGCGCTGGCCCGCCACTCCGCCAAGGCGGGCGCGCTGGAGAAGGACACCGCCGAGCTGTTCGTACGGACCCTGAACCTGGCCGACCTCACCGCGGAGAACGTGATGACCCCGCGGGTCCAGGTCACCGCCCTCGACGTGCACACCACCGCCGAGGACGTGGCGAACGCGACCCTGGCCACCGGCCTGTCGCGCTTCCCGGTCTACCGGGGCGGCCTCGACGCCGTCGTCGGCACCGTCCACATCAAGGACGTGCTCGCGCTGCCCGCCGAGGAACGGCGCCGCAGGCCCGTCTCCCAGCTGCTGCGCCAACCGCTGCTGGTGCCGGAGTCGCTGACCGTGGACCGGCTGCTTGACCTGCTGTCCGGCCGCCAGACGATGGCCGTGGTGATCGACGAGTACGGCGGCACGGCCGGCGTGGTCACCCTGGAGGACATCGTCGAGGAGGTCGTCGGCGAGGTGCGCGACGAGCACGACCCGCACGAGACCGCGGACCTGGCCCCGGCCGGTACGGACGCCTCCGGGCGCAGCCTCTACTCCGCCGACGGCGCCGCGCGCACCGACCAGCTGGAACGGATCGGACTGCGCGTGCCGGACGGCCCGTACGAGACGCTGGCCGGGCTCATAGCGACCGAGCTGGGCCGGATCCCGGCGGTCGGCGACAGCATGGAGCTGGGCGGCTGGCAGATCGACGTGGTGGACGCCGGCGGGCGGCGGGCGGCGCGGGTGCTGCTGCACGCGCCCGTCGAGCCGTCGCAGGACAAGGGTGGGGAGGGAGCGCGATGA
- a CDS encoding ABC transporter permease, with amino-acid sequence MSTALPTVPVLRSEWIKIRSLRGTFGALIAVFAATVGIQVLAAAAIGRAEAGSMGDDPLLGAFYGINFGQIAAFAFGASALSAEFHNGALRTSLTAVPNRTRFYLSKIAVVGVLAFVVGQVTGLLTFVLGQASMGRYALSLGDPGVLRAVFGSGVYLTLMALFAAGLTAVLRSAAVVLSVLIPFVVMVPFLIGQAAGGAAEFLPDQAGQLVMHLDSAGRLGPWSGLGVLALWALAAVAGGWTAVRRRDA; translated from the coding sequence ATGAGCACTGCTCTGCCCACCGTCCCCGTCCTGCGCTCGGAATGGATCAAGATACGGTCCCTTCGCGGCACCTTCGGGGCGCTGATCGCCGTCTTCGCCGCGACCGTGGGGATCCAGGTGCTGGCGGCCGCGGCGATAGGCCGGGCCGAAGCCGGCAGCATGGGGGACGATCCGCTCCTCGGGGCCTTCTACGGCATCAACTTCGGCCAGATAGCGGCCTTCGCCTTCGGGGCGAGCGCCCTGTCCGCCGAGTTCCACAACGGCGCCCTGCGCACCTCGCTGACCGCGGTGCCGAACCGCACCCGCTTCTATCTGTCGAAGATCGCCGTGGTGGGTGTACTCGCCTTCGTGGTCGGGCAGGTCACCGGTCTTCTCACCTTCGTCCTGGGCCAGGCGTCGATGGGCCGGTACGCGCTTTCGCTGGGGGATCCGGGCGTGCTGCGCGCCGTGTTCGGCAGCGGTGTGTACCTCACGCTCATGGCCCTGTTCGCGGCCGGGCTGACAGCAGTGCTGCGCAGTGCGGCGGTCGTGCTGAGCGTGCTCATACCCTTCGTCGTCATGGTTCCATTCCTCATCGGCCAGGCCGCCGGCGGTGCGGCCGAGTTCCTGCCGGACCAGGCGGGGCAGCTCGTCATGCACCTGGACTCCGCCGGGCGGCTGGGTCCCTGGAGCGGCCTCGGGGTGCTGGCCCTGTGGGCGCTGGCCGCGGTGGCCGGCGGCTGGACGGCGGTGCGCCGACGGGATGCGTGA
- a CDS encoding ROK family transcriptional regulator, whose product MGQLTGGDPSLLRRINSAVVLRALRAAESPTLTDLTRVTGLSRPTVEGVVEGLIGTGLVVEAGAEEGARRQGRPARRYRFRAEAGHLLGIEIGSHRVAVLLSGLDGRVIGAGTKEVAETASADERLERVRAAVADLLRRAGVPRDSLRAVGVGSPGIVEADGTVRLGTALPGWTGLPLGERLRRSFRCPVQVENDANAAAVAEHWKGAAQDTDDMVFVMAGLSPGAGSLIGGRLHRGFGGAAGEIGALHLLGRDVTPEKLLSTTGEPLHPLDEQAVAEVFAMARRGDEQAVAAVERFLQRLVHDVAALVLAMDPELVVVGGWAAGLNGVLDPLRRELERYCLRPPRVAQSLLGEAAVATGALRLALDHVEEELFAVEKTVTTRRR is encoded by the coding sequence TTGGGGCAGCTGACCGGCGGGGATCCCTCTCTGCTCCGGCGGATCAATTCGGCCGTGGTGCTGCGTGCGCTGCGGGCGGCGGAATCGCCGACACTCACCGACCTCACCCGGGTGACCGGGCTGTCCCGGCCGACCGTCGAAGGCGTCGTCGAAGGGCTGATCGGGACCGGGCTCGTCGTCGAGGCGGGCGCGGAGGAGGGTGCGCGGCGCCAGGGGCGGCCGGCCAGGCGCTACCGGTTCCGTGCCGAGGCGGGGCACCTCCTCGGCATCGAGATCGGCTCGCACCGGGTCGCGGTGCTGCTGTCCGGGCTGGACGGTCGGGTGATCGGCGCCGGTACCAAGGAGGTCGCCGAGACGGCTTCCGCCGACGAGCGGCTCGAGCGGGTGCGGGCGGCGGTGGCCGATCTGCTGCGGCGGGCCGGCGTACCGCGCGATTCCCTGCGGGCCGTCGGCGTCGGCAGCCCCGGGATCGTGGAGGCGGACGGCACCGTACGCCTCGGCACGGCCCTGCCGGGCTGGACCGGTCTGCCGCTCGGCGAGCGGCTGCGGCGCTCGTTCCGCTGTCCGGTGCAGGTGGAGAACGACGCCAATGCGGCCGCGGTCGCCGAGCACTGGAAGGGCGCCGCGCAGGACACCGACGACATGGTGTTCGTGATGGCGGGGCTGAGCCCCGGGGCGGGCTCCCTGATCGGGGGCCGGCTGCACCGCGGGTTCGGCGGGGCGGCCGGCGAGATCGGCGCCCTGCACCTGCTGGGCCGCGACGTCACGCCCGAGAAGCTGCTGTCCACGACCGGCGAACCGCTGCATCCGCTGGACGAGCAGGCGGTGGCCGAGGTGTTCGCCATGGCCAGGCGGGGCGACGAGCAGGCCGTGGCCGCGGTGGAGCGCTTCCTCCAGCGGCTGGTACACGATGTGGCGGCGCTGGTGCTGGCCATGGATCCGGAGCTGGTCGTGGTCGGCGGCTGGGCGGCCGGCCTGAACGGGGTGCTGGATCCCCTGCGCCGGGAGCTGGAGCGCTACTGCCTGCGTCCGCCGCGCGTGGCGCAGTCCCTGCTCGGCGAGGCCGCGGTGGCCACGGGAGCCCTGCGCCTGGCGCTGGACCACGTGGAGGAAGAGCTCTTCGCGGTGGAGAAGACGGTCACGACCCGCCGCCGCTGA
- the purB gene encoding adenylosuccinate lyase encodes MTAKPRIPNVLAGRYASAELAVLWSPEYKVTLERRLWLAVLRAQKDLGIDVPDAALADYERVLETVDLASIAEREKVTRHDVKARIEEFNALAGHEHVHKGMTSRDLTENVEQLQIRLSLELARDRTVAVLARLGKLAGEHAELVMAGRSHNVAAQATTLGKRFATAADELLVAYDRLEDLLGRYPLRGIKGPVGTAQDMLDLLGGDAAKLADLEQRIAAHLGFAQAFTSVGQVYPRSLDYDVVTALVQLAAAPSSIAKTIRLMAGHELVTEGFKPGQVGSSAMPHKMNTRSCERVNGLMVILRGYASMTGELAGDQWNEGDVSCSVVRRVALPDAFFAFDGLLETFLTVLDEFGAFPAVVARELDRYLPFLATTKVLMGAVRAGVGREAAHEVIKEHAVASALAMREQGAERNELLDKLAADERMPLDRAQLDALMADKLSFTGAAGDQVAAVVSRIEAIAKQHPEAAGYTPGSIL; translated from the coding sequence GTGACAGCCAAGCCCCGCATCCCCAATGTCCTGGCCGGCCGCTACGCCTCCGCGGAGCTCGCCGTCCTGTGGTCCCCCGAGTACAAGGTGACGCTGGAGCGGCGGCTGTGGCTCGCCGTGCTCCGTGCCCAGAAGGACCTCGGCATCGACGTCCCGGACGCCGCCCTCGCCGACTACGAGCGCGTCCTGGAGACGGTCGACCTCGCCTCCATCGCCGAGCGCGAGAAGGTCACCCGGCACGACGTGAAGGCCCGCATCGAGGAGTTCAACGCCCTCGCCGGCCACGAGCACGTCCACAAGGGCATGACCTCCCGCGACCTCACCGAGAACGTCGAGCAGCTGCAGATCCGGCTCTCGCTGGAGCTGGCCCGCGACCGCACGGTCGCCGTCCTCGCCCGTCTCGGCAAGCTGGCCGGCGAGCACGCCGAGCTGGTCATGGCAGGCCGCTCCCACAACGTCGCCGCACAGGCGACGACCCTGGGCAAGCGCTTCGCCACCGCGGCCGACGAGCTGCTGGTCGCCTACGACCGCCTGGAGGACCTGCTCGGCCGCTACCCGCTGCGCGGGATCAAGGGCCCGGTCGGCACCGCCCAGGACATGCTCGACCTGCTCGGCGGCGACGCCGCCAAGCTGGCCGACCTGGAGCAGCGGATCGCCGCCCACCTCGGCTTCGCCCAGGCCTTCACCTCGGTCGGCCAGGTGTACCCGCGCTCGCTCGACTACGACGTGGTCACCGCCCTGGTGCAGCTGGCCGCCGCCCCCTCGTCGATCGCGAAGACGATCCGCCTGATGGCCGGCCACGAGCTGGTCACCGAGGGCTTCAAGCCCGGCCAGGTCGGCTCCTCCGCGATGCCGCACAAGATGAACACCCGCTCCTGCGAGCGCGTCAACGGCCTGATGGTCATCCTGCGCGGTTACGCCTCGATGACCGGCGAGCTGGCCGGCGACCAGTGGAACGAGGGCGACGTCTCCTGCTCCGTGGTCCGCCGGGTGGCGCTACCCGACGCGTTCTTCGCGTTCGACGGCCTGCTGGAGACCTTCCTGACGGTCCTCGACGAGTTCGGCGCCTTCCCGGCGGTCGTGGCCCGCGAGCTGGACCGCTACCTGCCGTTCCTCGCGACCACCAAGGTCCTGATGGGCGCGGTGCGGGCGGGCGTCGGCCGCGAGGCCGCCCACGAGGTCATCAAGGAGCACGCGGTGGCCTCCGCGCTCGCCATGCGCGAGCAGGGCGCCGAGCGCAACGAGCTGCTGGACAAGCTGGCCGCCGACGAGCGGATGCCGCTGGACCGGGCCCAGCTCGACGCCCTGATGGCCGACAAGCTGTCCTTCACGGGCGCGGCCGGTGACCAGGTCGCCGCGGTGGTCTCCCGTATCGAGGCGATCGCCAAGCAGCACCCGGAGGCCGCCGGGTACACGCCGGGGTCGATCCTCTGA
- a CDS encoding sensor histidine kinase, which yields MYRLLRAPLQPVTYSRWLHLCVPTLLLALWMFIEPAWPWMPLVIVIPFGLVPWVRLAEGLQAQFLLTPHDRGNPDSGISAAPSARWGDRWRTLLWLEARLVIALAAMAATVLLPVKTVELIAAALGHPLNSDLLIPFAPPRWAAALLVPVPLVLLVVIVVLLGELVTSVAHRLLGPSAAERLTALEARTEQLLERTRIARELHDSIGHALTVAVLQAGAARAAGDPEFTDRALGAIEETGRVALEDLERVLLVLRESPQPASQRPTLAEADRLLESARASGAEVDAQLKGRLESLPGPVTREGYRILQEALTNVLRHCGPVPVRVRVEMAVGRLDMEVTNPLPEGPTFMPGSGSGLRGMRERAALLGGEAETGPFEGGWRVRARLPLERIR from the coding sequence ATGTACCGACTGCTCCGTGCCCCGCTCCAACCGGTGACCTACTCACGCTGGTTGCACCTGTGCGTGCCCACGCTGCTGCTGGCCCTGTGGATGTTCATAGAGCCCGCGTGGCCGTGGATGCCGTTGGTCATCGTCATACCGTTCGGCCTGGTGCCGTGGGTGCGGCTGGCGGAGGGACTGCAGGCGCAGTTCCTGCTCACGCCGCACGACCGCGGCAACCCCGACAGCGGCATCAGTGCCGCGCCGTCGGCGCGGTGGGGCGACCGGTGGCGGACGCTGCTGTGGCTCGAGGCACGGCTCGTCATCGCGCTCGCCGCCATGGCCGCGACCGTACTGCTCCCGGTGAAGACGGTCGAACTGATCGCGGCGGCGCTCGGGCACCCGCTCAACTCGGACCTCTTGATCCCCTTCGCTCCACCGCGTTGGGCCGCCGCGCTCCTCGTTCCGGTGCCGCTGGTCCTTCTCGTCGTCATAGTGGTGCTGCTGGGCGAGCTGGTCACGTCCGTCGCGCACCGGCTGCTGGGGCCTTCGGCCGCCGAGCGGCTCACCGCCCTGGAGGCCCGCACCGAGCAGCTGTTGGAGCGGACCCGCATCGCGCGCGAGCTGCACGACTCGATCGGGCACGCCCTGACCGTTGCCGTGTTGCAGGCGGGAGCGGCCCGGGCCGCCGGCGACCCGGAGTTCACCGACCGGGCTCTGGGCGCGATCGAGGAGACGGGCCGGGTCGCGCTGGAGGATCTGGAACGGGTCCTGCTGGTCCTGCGGGAGTCGCCGCAGCCCGCCTCGCAGCGGCCGACGCTGGCTGAGGCCGACCGGCTGCTGGAGTCGGCCCGGGCCTCGGGGGCGGAGGTGGACGCGCAACTGAAGGGGCGACTGGAGTCGTTGCCGGGCCCGGTCACCCGGGAGGGTTACCGGATCCTGCAGGAGGCACTCACGAACGTGCTGCGGCACTGCGGTCCGGTACCGGTGCGGGTCCGGGTGGAGATGGCCGTCGGCAGGCTGGACATGGAGGTGACGAACCCGCTGCCGGAGGGCCCCACGTTCATGCCCGGCAGCGGGAGCGGGCTGCGCGGGATGCGGGAGCGGGCCGCACTGCTCGGCGGGGAGGCCGAGACCGGGCCGTTCGAGGGTGGTTGGAGAGTGCGCGCTCGGCTTCCGCTGGAGCGAATACGCTGA
- a CDS encoding hemolysin family protein, which produces MTVLQLLIGLATLVVNAVFVGAEFALISVRRSQIEPYAEQGDRRARAVLWGLEHLSALMAAAQLGITLCTLVLGVVAEPAIAHLLTPLFDLFGVPSGLTHAISFVIALTLATYLHMLFGEMLPKNVALSEPVRTALLLGPPLVTLTRALKPVIFAINAFANLLLRLLRVDVKDEVSATFSDDELARIVRDSSEAGLIDDRASERLHDALELGRRPVTDVVLPLDGVVVAREGITPAGLERLSAESGYSRFPVIDAQARILGYLHVKDALDADGPERDQPFPVSVLRPIAQVRAETPLDDVLTAMRRSRTHLAAVMGSGGAMTGLVTMEDVLRELFGRPASA; this is translated from the coding sequence ATGACGGTGCTCCAATTGCTGATCGGCCTGGCGACCCTGGTCGTCAACGCCGTCTTCGTCGGCGCCGAGTTCGCGCTGATCTCGGTGCGGCGCAGCCAGATCGAGCCGTACGCCGAGCAGGGCGACCGGCGGGCCCGCGCCGTGCTGTGGGGCCTGGAGCACCTGTCGGCGCTCATGGCGGCGGCGCAGCTGGGCATCACGCTGTGCACCCTGGTCCTGGGTGTGGTGGCCGAGCCGGCCATCGCGCACCTGCTGACCCCGCTGTTCGACCTGTTCGGGGTGCCGTCCGGGCTGACGCACGCGATCTCCTTCGTGATCGCGCTGACGCTGGCGACGTACCTGCACATGCTCTTCGGCGAGATGCTGCCGAAGAACGTGGCCCTGTCCGAGCCCGTGCGCACGGCGCTGCTGCTCGGTCCGCCGCTGGTGACCCTGACGCGGGCGCTGAAGCCGGTGATCTTCGCGATCAACGCCTTCGCCAACCTCCTGCTGCGGCTGCTGAGGGTGGACGTGAAGGACGAGGTCTCGGCGACCTTCTCGGACGACGAGCTGGCGCGGATCGTGCGGGACTCGAGCGAGGCGGGGCTGATCGACGACCGGGCGAGCGAGCGGCTGCACGACGCCCTGGAGCTGGGGCGGCGGCCGGTCACCGATGTGGTGCTGCCGCTGGACGGGGTCGTGGTGGCCCGGGAGGGCATCACGCCGGCGGGACTGGAGCGGCTGTCGGCCGAGTCCGGGTACTCCCGCTTCCCGGTGATCGACGCCCAGGCCAGGATCCTGGGATACCTCCACGTCAAGGACGCCCTGGACGCGGACGGACCGGAGCGGGACCAGCCGTTCCCGGTGTCCGTGCTGCGCCCGATCGCCCAGGTGCGGGCCGAGACCCCGCTGGACGACGTGCTGACCGCGATGCGGCGCAGCCGGACGCACCTGGCGGCGGTCATGGGCTCGGGCGGGGCCATGACGGGCCTGGTCACGATGGAGGACGTGCTGCGCGAGCTGTTCGGCAGGCCGGCCTCCGCCTGA
- the mug gene encoding G/U mismatch-specific DNA glycosylase produces the protein MTPEELSAARDRVIPDVVAGGLRVLFCGINPGLLSAATGHHFARPGNRFWPVLHLSGFTPRRFAPAEQEELLTYRLGITNVVARATARADELSAEEFREGGRILTAKVEQLRPQWLAVVGVTAYRTAFGERKAQIGPQDRTIGSTRIWALPNPSGLNAHWTAESMAQEYARLRAAAESTPDSAP, from the coding sequence CTGACCCCCGAGGAGCTGAGCGCCGCCCGTGACCGCGTCATCCCGGACGTGGTCGCGGGCGGTCTGCGCGTGCTGTTCTGCGGGATCAACCCGGGTCTCCTCTCCGCCGCGACGGGCCATCACTTCGCCCGCCCCGGCAACCGTTTCTGGCCCGTCCTGCACCTGTCCGGCTTCACCCCGCGCCGCTTCGCCCCCGCGGAGCAGGAGGAGCTCCTGACCTACCGGCTCGGCATCACCAACGTCGTCGCCCGCGCCACGGCCCGGGCCGACGAGCTGAGCGCCGAGGAGTTCCGCGAGGGCGGCCGCATCCTGACCGCCAAGGTGGAACAGCTGCGCCCGCAGTGGCTGGCGGTCGTCGGGGTCACGGCCTACCGCACGGCTTTCGGCGAACGAAAGGCCCAGATCGGCCCCCAGGACCGGACCATCGGCTCCACCCGCATCTGGGCGCTCCCCAACCCCAGCGGCCTCAATGCCCACTGGACGGCAGAGTCCATGGCCCAGGAGTACGCCCGCCTCCGCGCGGCCGCCGAGTCAACCCCCGACTCGGCTCCCTAG
- a CDS encoding response regulator, producing the protein MPVTVLLVDDEPLVRAGLRAVLDAQPDIEVVGEAADGASVIPLVRQLRPDVVAMDVRMPLLDGIEATRAVLRMVDSPPKILVVTTFENDEYVYQALRAGADGFLLKRARPSEIVHAVRLVAEGETLLFPAAVRALAAEYGNRQARAVLERAALTEREEAVLRLMARGLTNVEIARELIVGTETVKSHVSAILGKLGARDRTQAVIAAYESGFVAPA; encoded by the coding sequence ATGCCGGTTACCGTTCTGCTCGTCGATGACGAACCCCTGGTGCGTGCGGGTCTGCGTGCCGTCTTGGATGCCCAGCCCGACATCGAAGTGGTGGGTGAGGCGGCCGACGGGGCCTCCGTCATCCCGCTCGTCCGGCAACTGAGGCCGGACGTGGTGGCGATGGACGTGCGGATGCCGCTGCTCGACGGGATCGAGGCGACCCGGGCGGTGCTGCGGATGGTGGACTCCCCGCCGAAGATCCTCGTGGTGACCACGTTCGAGAACGACGAGTACGTGTACCAGGCCCTGCGGGCCGGGGCGGACGGGTTCCTGCTGAAGCGGGCCCGCCCCTCCGAGATCGTGCACGCGGTACGGCTGGTGGCGGAGGGAGAGACGCTGCTGTTCCCCGCGGCCGTGCGGGCCCTCGCAGCGGAGTACGGGAACCGGCAGGCGCGGGCGGTACTGGAGCGGGCCGCGCTGACCGAGCGGGAGGAGGCGGTGCTGCGGCTGATGGCGCGTGGGCTCACGAACGTCGAGATCGCCCGCGAGCTGATCGTGGGCACGGAGACGGTGAAGTCCCATGTGAGCGCGATTCTGGGCAAGCTGGGGGCACGGGACCGGACCCAGGCCGTGATCGCGGCGTACGAGTCGGGATTCGTCGCCCCGGCGTGA
- a CDS encoding ABC transporter ATP-binding protein, producing MNSIEIRELTKEYGRTRAVDHLTFDVLPGRVTGFLGPNGAGKSTTMRLLLGLDRITSGTATIGGARFTDFPEPLRRVGALLDAQAAHGGRTARDHLRLLAAANRIPVRRVEEVLEQAGVASAAGRRIKIFSLGMRQRLGIAAALLGDPAVLLLDEPTNGLDPEGIIWIRELMRSLAAEGRTVLVSSHLMSETAALADHLVVLGRGRLLADSSMEEFIEARSTPKVRLRTSDPVRLRAALARDGFAMARADDGRWTVDGIRAEQLGGMAAREGIPVLELSDERASLEQAYLDLTADHAQFAATH from the coding sequence ATGAACAGCATCGAGATCCGAGAACTGACCAAGGAATACGGCCGCACCCGGGCCGTGGACCACCTCACCTTCGACGTACTGCCCGGGCGGGTCACCGGATTCCTCGGCCCCAACGGAGCCGGGAAGTCCACCACGATGCGCCTGCTGCTGGGCCTGGACCGGATCACTTCGGGGACGGCCACCATCGGCGGCGCGCGGTTCACCGACTTCCCCGAACCGCTCCGCCGGGTCGGCGCACTCCTGGACGCACAGGCGGCCCACGGCGGGCGCACCGCCCGGGACCACCTGCGCCTCCTCGCCGCCGCCAACCGCATCCCGGTGCGCCGGGTCGAGGAGGTACTGGAGCAGGCAGGCGTCGCCTCGGCGGCCGGGCGGCGGATCAAGATCTTCTCGCTCGGCATGCGCCAACGCCTCGGCATCGCCGCCGCGCTGCTGGGCGATCCCGCCGTGCTGCTGCTGGACGAGCCGACCAACGGCCTCGACCCCGAAGGGATCATCTGGATCCGCGAGCTCATGCGGAGCCTCGCCGCCGAGGGCCGCACGGTGCTCGTCTCCAGCCATCTGATGTCCGAGACCGCGGCGCTCGCCGACCACCTGGTCGTGCTCGGTCGGGGCAGGCTGCTCGCCGACTCCTCCATGGAGGAGTTCATCGAAGCCCGCAGCACCCCGAAGGTACGCCTGCGCACCTCCGACCCGGTCCGGCTGCGGGCGGCCCTGGCCCGGGACGGCTTCGCGATGGCGAGAGCCGACGACGGGCGCTGGACCGTGGACGGCATACGGGCCGAGCAGCTCGGCGGCATGGCGGCCCGTGAGGGCATCCCCGTGCTGGAACTCTCCGACGAACGCGCCTCGCTGGAGCAGGCCTACCTCGACCTCACTGCCGACCACGCCCAGTTCGCCGCCACCCACTGA
- a CDS encoding SGNH/GDSL hydrolase family protein, with amino-acid sequence MEMNASYTSFVAVGDSFTEGMSDLLPNGSYRGWADLLAARLAAREPGFRYANLAVRGKLIGQIAEDQAPVAAAMRADVVTLVGGLNDALRPKVDMGRVRGHLEEAVGLLAPTCKTLVLMRSPGRNGPVMDRFRPRMEELFAVIEELAARHGALVVDLYGAGVLADPRMWDVDRLHLTAEGHRRVAEAVWQTLGLPPEQDWRAELPPPVPPGWAVRRSQDLSFARQHLLPWVGRRLTGRSSGDGRPAKRPELLPYEAAAGERLS; translated from the coding sequence ATGGAGATGAATGCGTCTTACACCAGTTTCGTCGCGGTCGGCGACTCCTTCACCGAGGGGATGTCCGACCTGCTGCCCAACGGCTCCTACCGGGGCTGGGCCGATCTGCTGGCCGCCCGCCTCGCGGCGCGCGAGCCCGGCTTCCGGTACGCGAACCTCGCGGTCCGCGGGAAGCTGATCGGGCAGATAGCCGAGGACCAGGCCCCGGTCGCGGCGGCGATGCGCGCCGATGTGGTGACCCTGGTGGGGGGCCTGAACGACGCCCTGCGTCCGAAGGTCGACATGGGCCGGGTGCGCGGGCACCTGGAGGAGGCCGTGGGGCTGCTGGCGCCCACCTGCAAGACGCTGGTGCTGATGCGCTCCCCTGGGCGCAACGGGCCGGTGATGGACCGCTTCCGGCCGCGCATGGAGGAGCTCTTCGCCGTCATCGAGGAGCTCGCCGCCCGGCACGGGGCCCTGGTCGTGGACCTGTACGGGGCCGGTGTGCTGGCCGACCCCCGCATGTGGGACGTGGACCGGCTGCACCTGACCGCCGAGGGCCACCGCCGGGTGGCGGAGGCGGTCTGGCAGACGCTGGGACTGCCGCCCGAGCAGGACTGGCGCGCCGAGCTCCCGCCCCCGGTGCCCCCCGGCTGGGCCGTGCGCCGCTCCCAGGACCTGAGCTTCGCGCGGCAGCACCTGCTGCCCTGGGTCGGCCGCCGGCTGACGGGCCGCTCCTCGGGGGACGGCCGCCCGGCCAAGCGCCCGGAGCTGCTGCCGTACGAGGCGGCCGCGGGCGAGCGGCTCTCGTAG
- a CDS encoding GntR family transcriptional regulator codes for MGTTQLETVPEPKYWHLKTVLSEALDRDFSVGEILPNERELAARFGVARATLRQALEQLELEGRLQRRRGVGTTVAPPRVGVAVGSTGHSWPGESADGWEIVDVAQAVLPSAAVLKLLGGSADQPVHTVRRTRVSHGQAVAAELLYVPAASVPGLSAIDAPAGPARARAVLRELQRLALDGQDRSVELGSARADDAKELDRLPGAPVLVVTTRYFTAAGTAAVSVATYRADTCRLTFGDTGDVEITHEARVAS; via the coding sequence GTGGGGACCACGCAGCTCGAAACGGTGCCGGAGCCGAAGTACTGGCACCTCAAGACCGTCCTCAGCGAGGCGCTCGACCGCGACTTCTCCGTGGGCGAGATCCTGCCGAACGAGCGTGAGCTCGCCGCCCGCTTCGGAGTCGCCCGCGCGACCCTGCGACAGGCCCTGGAACAGCTCGAACTCGAAGGCCGCCTGCAGCGCCGCCGCGGCGTCGGCACCACCGTCGCCCCGCCGCGGGTCGGCGTGGCCGTCGGCAGCACGGGGCACAGCTGGCCCGGCGAGAGCGCCGACGGCTGGGAGATCGTGGACGTGGCCCAGGCCGTCCTGCCGTCCGCCGCCGTCCTGAAGCTCCTCGGCGGCTCCGCCGACCAGCCCGTGCACACCGTGCGCCGGACCCGGGTCTCCCACGGCCAGGCCGTCGCCGCCGAGCTGCTGTACGTGCCGGCCGCCTCCGTGCCCGGCCTCTCCGCCATCGACGCCCCGGCCGGACCCGCCCGGGCCCGCGCCGTGCTGCGCGAGCTCCAGCGGCTCGCCCTGGACGGCCAGGACCGCTCCGTGGAGCTCGGCTCGGCGCGTGCCGACGACGCCAAGGAACTGGACCGGCTGCCGGGCGCCCCGGTGCTCGTGGTCACCACCCGCTACTTCACCGCCGCGGGAACGGCCGCCGTCTCGGTCGCCACGTACCGTGCGGACACCTGCCGCCTGACCTTCGGCGACACCGGCGACGTGGAGATCACCCACGAAGCCCGCGTCGCTTCCTGA